From the genome of Spirosomataceae bacterium TFI 002, one region includes:
- a CDS encoding ribonucleoside-diphosphate reductase beta chain, whose product MTAEELKKTEPLLIEDPNRFVIFPIQHDDIWAYYKNAEASFWTAEELDLSQDLIDWAGLNDGERHFISHVLAFFAASDGIVNENLAVDFLSNVQYAEAKCFYGFQIAIENIHAEVYSLLIDTYIKEPNERDKLLNAVEHIPCVAKKAEWAMRWIDNGNFVERLIAFAAVEGIFFSGSFCSIYWLKKRGLMPGLAFSNELISRDEGLHRDFACMLYTSHIKNKLPEDQLYKIITDAVEIEKEFVTDSLPVSLIGMNAELMCQYIEFVADHLLESLELKKVYNATNPFDFMDMISLQGKTNFFEKRVGEYQKAGVNSDRDKMSFTLDEDF is encoded by the coding sequence ATGACTGCCGAAGAATTAAAAAAAACCGAACCCCTACTTATTGAAGACCCAAACAGATTTGTAATCTTCCCTATTCAGCATGACGATATATGGGCTTATTATAAAAACGCAGAGGCATCGTTTTGGACAGCTGAAGAATTGGATTTGTCTCAAGACCTTATTGATTGGGCTGGCTTAAATGATGGTGAAAGGCATTTTATATCTCATGTGTTAGCGTTTTTCGCTGCATCAGATGGTATAGTGAATGAGAATCTTGCTGTTGACTTTCTCAGTAATGTACAATATGCAGAAGCTAAATGCTTTTATGGTTTTCAAATTGCAATTGAAAATATCCATGCAGAAGTGTATTCATTATTAATAGACACGTACATTAAAGAGCCTAATGAACGTGATAAATTGCTAAATGCAGTTGAGCACATTCCATGTGTAGCTAAAAAAGCCGAATGGGCAATGAGGTGGATTGATAATGGAAATTTTGTGGAGCGATTGATTGCGTTCGCTGCTGTGGAAGGAATTTTCTTTTCAGGTTCTTTTTGTTCTATATATTGGTTAAAGAAAAGAGGTTTGATGCCAGGTCTAGCTTTTTCTAATGAACTAATTTCAAGAGACGAAGGCCTACACAGAGATTTTGCATGTATGTTGTATACAAGCCACATCAAAAACAAATTGCCTGAAGATCAATTATATAAGATTATAACTGACGCTGTGGAGATTGAGAAGGAATTCGTAACAGACTCTTTACCTGTTTCACTTATAGGAATGAATGCTGAATTGATGTGTCAGTACATTGAGTTTGTAGCGGATCACCTTTTAGAATCATTAGAATTGAAAAAGGTATATAATGCAACCAACCCATTCGATTTCATGGATATGATTTCACTTCAAGGAAAAACTAACTTCTTTGAGAAAAGAGTAGGGGAGTATCAAAAAGCTGGAGTTAATTCTGACAGAGATAAAATGTCCTTTACATTGGACGAAGACTTTTAA
- a CDS encoding uridine kinase encodes MGTEKPFVIGITGGSASGKTLFLKSLLNKFSEEEITLISQDNYYKDRSEMPVDKNGYYNFDLPECIDFQLYSEHIQALIDGKTVIHKEYQFDNSESRKDLPEVMLTHKPSKIIVVEGLFVFYKKKVSKLLDLKIFVDAKEHIKLKRRIDRDKNERGSDLEDVLYRWEKHVAPTFDKYINPTKHKADIIVNNHKHFKNALEIMSVYIESKLKA; translated from the coding sequence TTGGGCACAGAAAAACCATTTGTTATTGGAATAACCGGAGGTTCGGCATCCGGAAAAACGCTTTTTTTAAAAAGCCTTTTGAATAAGTTTTCGGAGGAAGAAATAACTCTTATTTCCCAAGACAATTATTATAAAGATAGGTCAGAAATGCCTGTAGATAAAAATGGCTACTACAACTTTGACCTACCTGAGTGCATTGACTTTCAATTATACTCGGAGCATATTCAGGCTCTTATTGATGGCAAAACAGTTATTCATAAAGAGTATCAGTTTGACAATAGTGAAAGCAGAAAAGACCTTCCTGAGGTAATGCTAACTCACAAACCAAGTAAAATAATTGTTGTAGAAGGGCTTTTTGTTTTCTACAAAAAGAAAGTTTCAAAACTTCTTGATCTCAAAATTTTTGTGGATGCAAAAGAGCATATTAAACTGAAGCGTCGCATAGATAGAGATAAAAACGAGCGTGGCTCTGACCTCGAAGACGTTTTATATCGCTGGGAAAAACATGTTGCCCCCACTTTTGACAAATACATAAACCCTACCAAGCACAAAGCGGACATTATTGTAAATAATCACAAGCACTTTAAAAATGCTTTGGAAATAATGTCAGTCTATATAGAATCTAAACTAAAGGCGTAA
- a CDS encoding Nucleoside-diphosphate-sugar epimerase codes for MDKTVSVIGCGWLGLPLATRLLEIGYNVAGSTTNSNKLDDLTSLGIKAYLLNLPADEGLAINDLFNSETLFFNIPPGLKRGEPSDYWEKVNSFLDLLENSEFKKLIHISTTSLYPNVGGLYIEKDADKTNIHFLVEQKLAELCHAKNKQFISARCGGLMGYDRFPCKYYNADSEVSNGESGVNYIHRDDLVEILTKFITNESINGAINLCAPMHPSRKEVIIKCATKAKRDIPHFEPDVKRGKIISTGLLQKELVYNFKYPDPLAFYYDFMT; via the coding sequence GTGGATAAAACTGTTTCGGTAATTGGTTGTGGTTGGTTAGGGTTGCCTTTGGCTACAAGACTATTAGAGATAGGATATAATGTAGCTGGAAGTACCACCAATAGTAATAAACTCGACGACTTAACTAGTTTGGGGATAAAAGCTTATTTGCTGAATTTGCCGGCTGATGAAGGCTTAGCTATTAATGATTTGTTTAATAGTGAAACTCTTTTTTTTAATATACCGCCTGGTTTAAAGAGAGGAGAACCTTCAGATTATTGGGAAAAAGTGAATAGCTTTCTTGACCTATTGGAAAATTCAGAATTTAAAAAACTGATTCATATATCGACCACTTCACTCTATCCTAATGTGGGAGGACTTTATATTGAAAAAGACGCAGACAAAACTAATATTCACTTTTTGGTTGAGCAAAAACTAGCTGAATTATGTCATGCAAAGAATAAGCAATTCATAAGTGCAAGGTGCGGCGGCCTAATGGGATATGACAGATTTCCGTGTAAGTATTATAACGCCGATAGTGAGGTTAGCAATGGAGAGAGCGGTGTAAACTATATTCATCGAGATGATTTAGTAGAAATACTCACAAAATTTATCACAAATGAGAGCATTAATGGAGCAATCAATCTCTGTGCTCCAATGCACCCTAGTAGAAAAGAAGTGATCATAAAGTGTGCTACAAAGGCCAAAAGAGATATTCCTCATTTTGAACCCGATGTAAAAAGAGGGAAGATTATTTCAACAGGTCTTTTGCAAAAGGAACTTGTTTATAATTTTAAATATCCAGACCCACTAGCTTTCTATTACGATTTTATGACATAG
- a CDS encoding MerC mercury resistance protein, with the protein MRQIRIKSFQFLSSLGFSLSMLCAIHCLAMPFIIAFAPLLGSFLSHKAEAYILVISAALAIYVFISNLQQHGNFWPLILLMLSVGSSFAGLVLFHDRWEIPLMSFGGLSMASAYYINWKAQKKSCPTAMS; encoded by the coding sequence ATGAGACAAATAAGAATCAAGAGTTTTCAATTTTTAAGTTCACTGGGTTTTAGCCTATCCATGCTATGTGCAATTCACTGTTTAGCTATGCCATTCATAATTGCCTTTGCTCCATTGTTAGGATCTTTTCTTAGCCACAAAGCAGAAGCCTATATTTTGGTAATATCAGCTGCACTAGCTATATACGTTTTTATATCCAACCTACAACAACACGGTAATTTTTGGCCTTTAATTCTATTGATGCTTTCAGTAGGTTCTAGTTTTGCAGGATTAGTTCTTTTCCATGATAGATGGGAGATACCCTTAATGTCTTTTGGTGGCTTATCTATGGCATCGGCCTACTACATCAACTGGAAAGCTCAAAAGAAATCTTGCCCGACAGCTATGTCATAA
- a CDS encoding 3-hydroxyacyl-CoA dehydrogenase, translated as MNRKINKVAVLGAGIMGSRIALHFANIGCRVVLLDMVPRELTDAEKAKGLDLNSPYVRNRIVTELFTVACKASPAPVYDKKAISNVTLGNFDDDMVKVADVDWIIEVVVERLDIKKIIYDKVEQHRKAGTLVSSNTSGIPIHLMAEGRSEDFQKHFCGTHFFNPPRYLRLLEIIPTAKTDKSVIDFMMSYGDLFLGKQTVLCKDTPAFIANRLGIYAMVQTIRVAEEMGLTVEEVDKLTGPVVGRPKSGTFRLSDVVGLDTTVNVCNNLKATLKNDESVDAFELPTIMAKLMENKWLGDKTGQGFYKKSKDEKGNRLILALDFKTLEYKPTEKVKFETLNATKSIDNVKDRFSVLMNGKDNAGEFYRRTLTDGFKYASFRIPEIADELYRIDDAIKAGFGWQVGLFETADAVGVKEFVKIAEEVGNKPAQWVYDMLASGNESFYKIENGKKLFYNLSTKSYTVIPGTESFIILDNIRGTKEIWKNAGCSIFDIGDGIALVEFRSKMNTFGQEVMEGLNKGYQITEKDFRGLVVGNDSQEAFSAGANLAMLFMYAIEQEFDEVDMMIAHFQQTMMKARYSPFPVVTAAHSLALGGGTELNLHADKVVAAAETYMGLVEVGVGLIPAGGGTKELALRCSDLYQPGDAELNILQSAFMNIAQAKVSSSAQEAMEMNYLIKGRDQIVLNRSRLIAEAKQAAIELAENGYTQPSPRNDIKVQGKTGIALFKAGIKSMRMANYISDHDALIADKLAYVISGGDLSYPQMVSEDYLLDLEREAFLSLCGERKTLERMQGLLTGGKPPRN; from the coding sequence ATGAATAGAAAAATTAATAAAGTTGCTGTACTTGGAGCTGGAATTATGGGTAGTAGAATTGCCTTGCATTTTGCCAACATTGGCTGTAGGGTTGTATTGCTAGATATGGTTCCTCGTGAACTGACAGACGCTGAAAAGGCAAAAGGCTTGGATCTGAATTCTCCTTATGTAAGAAACAGAATCGTTACTGAGCTTTTTACTGTTGCTTGCAAAGCTTCTCCCGCTCCAGTATATGATAAGAAAGCAATAAGCAATGTTACACTCGGAAACTTTGACGATGACATGGTGAAAGTTGCTGATGTGGATTGGATCATTGAAGTGGTAGTAGAGCGATTAGATATTAAAAAAATCATATACGATAAAGTAGAGCAGCATCGTAAGGCTGGGACTTTGGTTTCATCCAATACTTCAGGTATTCCAATCCATTTAATGGCAGAAGGAAGGTCAGAAGACTTTCAGAAGCACTTTTGTGGAACGCACTTTTTTAACCCACCACGCTATTTAAGGTTATTGGAGATTATTCCAACTGCCAAAACAGATAAATCGGTCATTGACTTCATGATGAGCTACGGAGATCTGTTCCTAGGAAAGCAAACCGTATTATGCAAAGATACGCCAGCTTTTATTGCTAATAGACTTGGTATATATGCAATGGTACAAACCATTCGCGTTGCTGAAGAAATGGGACTAACTGTTGAGGAGGTTGATAAGTTAACCGGTCCAGTAGTAGGAAGGCCAAAATCTGGGACTTTCCGTTTGTCAGATGTGGTAGGATTGGATACAACAGTAAACGTATGCAACAACCTGAAGGCTACTTTAAAAAATGATGAATCTGTAGATGCATTTGAGCTCCCTACCATCATGGCCAAGTTGATGGAAAATAAATGGCTCGGTGATAAAACGGGTCAAGGTTTTTATAAAAAATCTAAAGATGAGAAAGGTAACAGATTGATTCTTGCTTTGGATTTTAAGACATTGGAATACAAGCCTACGGAAAAGGTGAAATTTGAAACATTAAATGCTACTAAGAGCATTGACAATGTAAAGGACCGATTCTCTGTCTTGATGAATGGAAAGGATAATGCTGGAGAGTTTTATAGAAGAACACTCACAGATGGATTCAAGTATGCTTCTTTCCGAATTCCCGAAATTGCAGACGAGTTATATAGAATAGACGATGCTATCAAAGCTGGTTTTGGCTGGCAAGTTGGTTTATTCGAAACTGCAGATGCAGTTGGAGTAAAAGAATTTGTAAAAATAGCAGAGGAAGTAGGTAATAAGCCTGCTCAATGGGTTTATGACATGTTGGCTTCTGGAAATGAAAGTTTCTACAAAATTGAAAACGGTAAGAAACTGTTTTATAACCTAAGTACGAAGTCTTATACAGTAATTCCAGGAACAGAGTCATTCATTATTCTTGATAATATTCGTGGAACAAAAGAGATTTGGAAAAATGCTGGATGTAGCATTTTCGATATTGGAGATGGAATTGCTCTTGTAGAGTTTAGGTCCAAAATGAACACATTTGGACAAGAAGTAATGGAAGGTCTCAATAAAGGCTATCAAATTACTGAAAAGGACTTTAGAGGTTTAGTCGTAGGAAATGACAGCCAAGAGGCTTTCTCTGCGGGGGCAAATCTTGCAATGCTGTTTATGTATGCTATTGAACAAGAGTTTGATGAAGTAGATATGATGATTGCACATTTTCAGCAAACAATGATGAAAGCGAGATATTCTCCCTTCCCAGTAGTGACAGCAGCACACTCGCTAGCTCTTGGTGGAGGAACAGAGTTAAATCTACATGCTGATAAGGTTGTGGCAGCGGCTGAGACTTACATGGGACTTGTAGAAGTGGGTGTAGGTCTAATTCCTGCAGGTGGTGGAACTAAGGAGTTAGCGTTGCGTTGCTCTGATCTATATCAACCCGGTGATGCCGAGTTGAATATTTTGCAAAGTGCATTTATGAACATTGCTCAAGCAAAGGTTTCTAGCTCAGCTCAAGAGGCAATGGAAATGAATTATTTGATCAAAGGAAGAGATCAAATTGTATTAAATAGATCAAGATTAATAGCCGAAGCGAAGCAGGCAGCTATTGAATTGGCTGAAAATGGATATACACAGCCATCGCCTAGGAACGACATCAAAGTGCAAGGAAAAACAGGTATTGCTTTGTTCAAAGCAGGTATCAAATCAATGAGAATGGCCAATTACATTTCAGACCATGACGCACTCATTGCAGATAAGCTAGCCTATGTGATTTCAGGTGGAGATTTGAGTTATCCTCAAATGGTTTCCGAAGATTACTTATTGGATCTTGAAAGAGAAGCATTCTTGTCATTGTGTGGTGAAAGAAAAACACTTGAGCGTATGCAAGGATTATTGACTGGTGGAAAACCACCAAGAAATTAA
- a CDS encoding acetyl-CoA acyltransferase: MNAYIIDGYRTAVGKAPKGVFRFTRPDDLAAENIKYLMSKVPALDPSRVDDVIVGNAVPEAEQGMQMARYISLLALGKVVPGVTINRYCGSGIEAIAMASAKINAGMADCIIAGGTESMSMVPTTGFKTALNYDIASNNPDYYVGMGLTAEEVAKKYKISREAQDEFSYGSHMKALSAQAEGKFDSQIVPITVKETYFDQNSGKKKTKEYVVSKDEGPRAGTSIEALSKLRAVFSAGGSVTAGNSSQTSDGSAFVIVMSEKMMKELNLEPVARMMSYAVAGCEPKLMGIGPVFAAPKALAQAGLSLNQIDQIELNEAFAAQALAVVQELGIDPGKLNPNGGAIALGHALGSTGARLSIQLFNEMRLRKQKYGMVTACVGGGQGVAGIYEFLN; this comes from the coding sequence ATGAACGCATATATTATAGATGGATACAGAACAGCAGTAGGTAAAGCTCCAAAAGGAGTGTTTAGGTTCACAAGACCAGACGACCTCGCTGCTGAAAATATAAAGTACTTAATGTCAAAAGTGCCTGCTCTTGACCCGTCAAGAGTTGATGATGTAATTGTAGGAAATGCAGTACCTGAAGCAGAGCAAGGAATGCAAATGGCGAGATATATTTCGCTTTTGGCTTTAGGTAAAGTAGTGCCAGGTGTTACCATAAATAGATATTGTGGATCAGGTATTGAGGCAATTGCAATGGCTTCAGCGAAGATTAATGCTGGAATGGCCGATTGTATTATTGCTGGTGGTACTGAGTCAATGTCCATGGTTCCAACCACGGGTTTTAAAACTGCATTGAATTATGACATTGCCTCTAATAATCCTGACTACTACGTAGGAATGGGTTTAACAGCGGAGGAAGTTGCTAAAAAGTATAAAATTTCTCGTGAGGCTCAAGATGAGTTTTCTTATGGTTCACATATGAAAGCTTTGTCTGCTCAAGCAGAAGGTAAATTCGATAGCCAAATTGTGCCTATTACCGTAAAAGAGACTTATTTTGATCAAAACTCAGGTAAAAAGAAAACCAAAGAGTATGTGGTGAGTAAAGACGAAGGACCAAGGGCAGGAACTAGTATCGAAGCTCTTTCTAAGCTAAGAGCTGTTTTCTCGGCAGGTGGATCTGTAACAGCTGGTAATAGTTCTCAAACTTCTGATGGGTCGGCATTTGTTATCGTGATGTCAGAGAAGATGATGAAAGAATTGAATCTAGAGCCAGTAGCAAGAATGATGTCATATGCAGTGGCAGGTTGTGAGCCTAAACTAATGGGAATAGGGCCAGTTTTTGCTGCACCTAAAGCACTCGCTCAAGCGGGCTTGTCGCTTAATCAAATAGATCAAATTGAATTGAACGAAGCATTTGCTGCTCAGGCATTAGCTGTTGTTCAAGAGTTAGGTATTGATCCTGGTAAGTTAAATCCCAATGGTGGAGCAATTGCCCTTGGACACGCTCTAGGAAGTACAGGAGCAAGGTTGTCAATCCAATTATTCAATGAGATGCGACTCCGCAAGCAGAAGTACGGAATGGTAACTGCCTGTGTAGGTGGTGGACAAGGAGTTGCTGGTATTTATGAGTTTTTGAATTAA